CCCACCATGATTACATAAATTATATTCAACAGAGTTGATTGAATCTAAGTGGCATTTAGTAGAGAAATGAGGGAGAGCTGTCTACTAACATTTAGTAGAGAAATTAGGGAGAGCTGTCTACTAACATTTAGTAGAGAAATGAGGGAGAGCTGTCTACTAACATTTAGTAGAGAAATGAGGGAGAGCTGTCAACTAACATTTAGTAGATAAATGAGGGAGAGCTGTCTACTAACATTTAGTAGAGAAATGAGGGAGAGTTGTCTACTAACATTTAGTAGAGAAATGAGGGAGAGCTGTCTACTAACATTTAGTAGAGAAATGAGGGAGAGCTGTCTACTAACATTTAGTAGAGAAATGAGGGAGAGCTGTCTACTAACATTTAGTAGAGAAATGAGGGAGAGCTGTCTACTAACATTTAGTAGAGAAATGAGGGAGAGCTGTCAACTAACATTTAGTAGCCGAAGTGTTCTGGTGCAAGTCCTCTGCTCTATGTTTTGAATGTTTAACTTGCACTTGTGCTTTCTACTTTCCCCAAAACATAACCATACGAATCAAAAATATTGTTAAGTGTGCTATACTGTTCACATATATATTGTAGTATAGATACTGTACAGAATGAGATATTTACGGTATATTCCTTTTTTCCCCTTACTTTTTTGAGAGCAGTCTGAGGTCCAGTCATCTCATACTGACTCACTCCAAGGTGTCCTGACACAGCTAGTAAAAAGGTTGCACAGTGAGCATGAACCTGAGCCTCCCTGACCAGAACATGCACAACCCCAGTGACGGTGGTCTGGAGGATAACAGGGCTGGGCTCATGATCCCCTGCTTCCGTAGAAACATGTACGATGAGCCTCTAATTTCATACTCCAATGGATCCATCATCTCTCACCTCCTGCGCAAAACCATCCACAACAAGAAGGCTCTGGACGAAAGCCATTTCTACCTACCCACATCGACTGTGTCCAGCTCCACAATGGCTGACTCCAGTCAGGAGGACCAGAGCAGTGTCTCGTCCAAGGACAGTGCGGCAGAGTCTGCAGCCCCAGGCAGGCACCTCTCGACCAGGGTCAGCCCTGAGGAGGACAGGCCCCTGAGTGATCACCTCCAGGCCAAGCGTGCCCGTGTGGAGAACATCATCCGAGGCATGGCGGGGTCTCCCAACAGTAGGCTCCATGGGGACAGTGAAAGGGCTGAGTCAGACACCAGGGATGCTAGAGAGGCCTACAGTGAGAACAAACGTAAACAGATGCTCCCCCAGCATCAGGAGCACAGTCTCAATGCGGCAGCTCCAGCTAACAGAGGCAGCAGTAGCATCAGCAGCAGTAAGGATGAAGAGTGCCACAAGCTGAAGGTGCAGCTCCAGAGCATGCAGAGAATCCTGAGACAGCTCCAGGATAAGTTCTTACAGGTTTACAACCAGGAAGACGTTGTGCACGAAGACAGAGATGACACAGGCACAGCCAGCCCTGCTGAAAATGATGACACCACACCAAGCAAAGAGTCTGGGCTCATGTTCCGTATAAACATGGATGAGGAGTTAGAGAGGAAGCATGACAGTGGTAAAGGGGGCTGTAAGGACAGAGTGAAGACAGACAGAAGTAATCTGACACATCAAAGGGGaggcaaaaacctacaggagacTCTGAAGCATGAGCTCTCCAAAGCGGTGAGTGACAGTGTAGATAGGGTGTTCAAGAAACTCTCCTCCACGGGGCTCAACCAGTCATCTCATCAGCGTATGTGTCACACTCTGGAGCACGTCATTATGGGAGCTGAGAGGAAGAGCCAGGTACCCTGTAACCAGGAGCAATCACACACTGAGGAGCCAGTCAAACCAAAGGCTCTAGAGTACTATGAGAGAAGTGAGGCTTGCAGTCCTGAGGATCAGACCGAAGCTCTGTCTCTAGTGGTCCGTAAGCCGCCCCTGAGCCAGCTTAGCTCTGTTACCCCGACGGTGAAGAGGCCCTATCCCTTACACCAGTCTCCATTCCAGTTCAACTACAGCACACCTCTCCATGACAGTCAAATGCTGGAACACCTCCTCAAATACGGACCCAACACTAACTTCGGAGGTCTCCCATGCATGCCCCCATCCATGGACAGAACCTCACCAAACTCGGTGGACCTACCCTGGGATGCCATCGTCATGAGGTCCAAAGTCACATCCAGCCACCTGGCCCACCACCGTCACCCATCAGGCCTGGGTCCAGTGACTGTGGACAGTCTGTGTCACCCTCATGTCAAGATGGAGTGTGGGGACCTGCAGAGCATAGCAGAGAGAAACTCCTACATGTCTCTCAATATATCCTTTTACTGGCCTGGAAAATCTCTTACTCTCATAGTGTCCCAGTTAACCTCTATAATTGCATAGGATTTTATATAATTAATGGCTGTATGAATAAAATGGTATTATATTTTTTCCCACTAAGATAGCCTATAGAGCATCACATACACACTGAATCCTAAATGTTTAGTAATATTTTGTTATCTGATATATACCTTAGCATCCAGTACCTCAGTATTCAAACtccctgtgttttgccttcccaGTTGAACAAAGACTTGTGGAGGTTCATTGCAGCACGAGCAATTCCAGTAAAACAGACTTCAAGGAAATGTTTATTTTCTTTGATCTCGCTAACCACAAAGAAAATTATAGCATCTTCTTTAATCTGAGCAGAGTAATGACTTTAAGTCTAGAAAAAGACAAATAAAAAGGAATACAAGGCTTTGATAAGAATTGTCAGGAACAAAAGCCCATTTTCAAAGGCAGAGAAAGCACCAGTTTCTGTCCAGGAAACAGTGTTTTTTCGGACTTGAAAAGGTGCAGAATATATTTCTCTATCATCAGTGCGATAGGGGTGTATCTGAAAGGTCAGAGCTGAGTGCCTGTGGAAAGCAGAAGTGCCTCCCTAGCAGAACACTTGTCTTCTTGAGCATACATACACagccataaaaaaatatatagatttatAAAGTACATGAATGCGTAcattttataaataatgtttttgCAAAATAAGAGACAAGCAATCCAAGAAATATAATCCAGTGAGAATGTTTTCAGCCACACCACTCTGCATTTTATTATAATGAATTCTATGATTATGATAACTATAATGATAATTATTAATATAATAACATTATCATAAGCAGCGTAATAATAATTATGTTCATAATCACTATTACAGAAAACACATTTggatcataaaaaaaaaaaagtgggatCATTTTTCAAAAATCTAATATGTTATAGAGACATGACAGGTAAACTGTTGTAAGGCAGCTCCTGTGTGATATTTATTTAAGCTACTGAACAACTCAAAGTTATGTGAAGATCCTTAACAGCTCCGAAGTGGTCATTGTCCTTGGTTGTAGGTATCTGGAGAAGAATATTATCATCTCCCTCTCAAGATATGTTTTATCTTTACTGTGTAAAGAGATACGGTTCTCTTTGAACAATTTCTCATCAATCTTTCATTCCAACTTCCTTATTTCAAAGTAGGATTCCCTAATAAATGTATGGTGTGCTGTGACCTGCTGAAAACTATTACCTAAGGCGTGGCTTTGGGCTACAGAGAGAAAGGCCTCTAAAGATCTAGATGCATAGAAAAGTTCCGTTGAAATATGAGCTATTTTATTTGTTACATGATGTATTTAATTTAATAAGACTAAATTGTTCCTCCCAAACTACTATTCTTTTAAAGTTCACAGGGATGATGTAAAATATAATTTATGAAAATACCAATGCAGTGACAAAAAATTATTTTTAAATGTTAAACATTTGATTAGTTTAATACAATGAAATAGCTGCAACAGAGCCGCAGTCACTAATTAAATCCCTAATCTAATGAATATTGTTGTAGGGTCATTATTGACTTCCTGGTTACCGCAGAGCTGTTATTTAGTGTCATCCATTTTAACTGGAGACAGAAGCAACCTAGTATTCTAGCCCATTAACACTTTGAACATTGTATTTGAACTGTATTGTGATTGACTGAAAGTACttaacacattgacacatccagcaaGGCCTAACCCCCAACCATCTGAAGAAAGCTAAGCTGATGTTCTTCTACACCCGTTACCCCAGCTCCAACGTGCTGAAAACCTTCTTTCCAGATGTCAAGGTAAGCAATCACATTATTATTTAACATGATAGTATTCACTGTTAGAATTAATAGTTTGTTATACGTTCACCATATTTGCCTATAGAATACTTATGGATGTATTTTTGGGACAGAATGAGAAGTGGGTTGGAGGAAGGAAACAAAAGAATACACGGTTTAGAAAAACAAAGCTGTTAAGCCAGTAGCATGTCCTGGGGCATAGGCCAGGGAGATAGAGAGgcattatttattttaaaagCCACTCCAGTCAGCAAATGGAGTGACAAAAGCCTCTGTAATAAAGCCACTGTCATTTGGCGTCAACACAGGGCAGGTTTTTAAAATGCAGGCAGGCAGACTGTGAGACGAGCTCTGGGCCTAACCATGATATACCATATGTCTGTGTGCCCTgtatgtctcctctccttccaccatgGCTGGGACATGTTCTACTGGAGCCTGTCCGTGTCTGGCCCAGGCCTCCTCACTACTCTGTCTGACCCCTAAGGTCATGGGGGAGACCTGCAGCCAGCAGCCCACTGCGTCTCCTCCTTGCCCACGACCCTGTGGTGGGAAGTGGCACTGAACAAAAGACAGTTCTAATCCTGGTGTCTGTATCAATCCAATCAGGCAGAGTCATTGAGAGGGAAGCTTCCTTCTGTCCTGACACTGCTCTGCGGCTTTCTCACCGTCCGAAAACACCAGAGAAAAGAAACGACTGCCCAGCCCTTGGGTGCTTTTCTTTCTTCTTCTCTGGATGAAAAGATAGAATAAGAAGGCTAATGTCAAGACTGAGTTTAGAAATACATAGCTTTGACAGATGTTTTTTTCATTCAGTAAATTGGTGGCAAAAGATCAGAGTAATTAACATTGAATAAAATGACAGACCAAGGCAAAACATACAATCCATACATACATTTATTATCTTGTGGAAGGTTTTACGAGTCAataatgaaaaataaatattACCGTTTTTTTCCCCAAACATCTTGATATCAAGTTTATCATGATTTGGTTGATAATGACAAAATCAGGCCATCTTCTCAAACTTGTTGTTAACCTTGTGTCCCCAGTTCAATCGCTGCATCACCTCTCAGCTCATCAAATGGTTCAGTAACTTCCGGGAGTTTTACTACATCCAGATGGAGAAGTTTGCCCGCCAGGCCATAGTGGACGGCGTCACGGACGTGAAAGACATGTCCATCAGCAGAGACTCTGAGCTGTTCAGAGCCCTCAACATGCACTACAACAAAGCCAATGACTTCCAGGTAAGTCAAAATACTTGTATCTTACCATATGGTCAGCTCCTCCCCTGGTATCCAatgtaactatatactgtatataagctTCTCAAAGTTTTTCCATGACTTTTAAATCATTAGATATTACATTAAAACACCCTCCCTTTCCAAAGTAAATTGAGTGAATTATGTTTATGTATGGGAACAGTGTGTTCATTCTGCTTTCATCAGCACTCCTCAGTTTATACAGCCAATTCTGTGTTTTTTGTCCTGAGAGAAACAATTGGAAACTACAATTTGTATTAAAGTGAGCTAAACAATACAGTTGTTTTGGTATGAATGTgatatattgtgtgtgtgatgTAATATAAATGTAATACACCTTCATTAGCATATCAGAGAACTCCTCACAGAAACATGGGTGTTAAATGTTCCTGGTCTGGTCAGCTACCTCTGTGGTTCTGGTCTGGTCAGCTATCTCCTACCTCTGTGGTTCTGGTCTGGTCAGCTATCTCCTACCTCTGTggttctggtctggtctgctatCTCCTACCTCTGTGGTTCTGGTCTGGTCAGCTATTACCTACCTCTGTGGTTCTGGTCTGGTCAGCTATTACCTACCTCTGTGGTTCTGGTCTGGTCAGCTATCTCCTACCTCTGTGGTTCTGGTCTGGTCAGCTATCTCCTACCTCTGTGGTTCTGGTCTGGTCAGCTATTACCTACCTCTGTGGTTCTGGTCTGTTCAGCTATCTCCTACCTCTGTGGTTCTGGTCTGGTCAGCTAACTCCTACCTCTGTGGTTGCGGCCACGTATGACCGTGTCCTTGCCCTGACCCATGTGTCACTCTGCACCTGTGGCTTCACAGCCATTATCTAAACTCTAGAGCGATGCGTTATCAAACTGTGGGAAGAGGAAGCCGCATGAATCCCACTAAAACAACTCGGGATTAGAGGACCAGTATGCCTGAGCGAGGCTCAGATTGCTACTGATGCAGAATGCTGAGAAAGACGCTGTAAATTCCGAGGGAGAAAGCTGTTTGGTGGGAAAGAGCAGAGACCATTTTCTTTACCTTGGGACCAATacatttctttcccagggatgcTTTCTGTTGGGAGATGAGGGCAAAGAAAAATAAGTTATGCCAACAACTTGACTGTTAGCTGGTCTATGGGAAATAATTGCACCGGATAGATCCTTGTCCCAACATCCAAGCCTCGATCTGATGATCTTTGTTGAGAGCAGAGTGAAATTCCTGGGAAGGCTTGGTGCTTTCGTTCTTTCCGAACCGTTAAGTTTAAGGCTGCAAAGTCAAAGCAGAATCCCACCACAGACGACTAATGATTCGGaatggacagagaggacagagaacaaGGAGCTGTCCGTTTTTGAAAAACATGCTGGTAGGTCTGGGTTCCACAGTGTTGGTTCAGAGTGTAATGAAGACGATGGGAGACAGAGCTGGTTTTAAGCGCAGGTGTTTATTAGCAAAGGACCACAGGAAGAGGCAGGTAGCTTtgtccagggacaggcagaaggtcatacacagggactccaaaacagtaacagtacaggcagggaaaaggctaataacgtagtccgggagatcaggcaagagGTTGACAACAGGAAATCTGATAGGCTAAACAGTACAGGCAAGGAATAGGCaaaaaggcgtcgttagtgaAGTTGGCCAAAAAACTACGATACACAGGAGGactaataaagaaataaacagagctccgaatagaatgtgtatcaaaacaaaaaatacctcacaatgatggggtgcaaagaacttaactaaatagtgtgtgtaaatgacatacaggtgtatgaacaggtgatcagaattaaggggattgggatctggagagtgagctgcgttcaggggatctacgtgtttgagagtgtgagttggaagcagacgttacacagAGCACTAGTAATGTAAATCAATGAGACAACACACTTACCATCTACTAAAGTGGTTTGCCACTCACAACATCTAAGCTGTTGGCTTAGATTTTTGTTGCTACCAGTGCAGGTGATTATGATGATACTTGACTTTGAGCACAACATTGTGTTTGATCCCTCTACCAACAGGTTCCTGAGAGATTCCTTGAGGTTTCTGAAATTACTCTTCAGGAGTTTTTCAATGCCATTTCAACTGCTAAAGATTCTGACCCCTCTTGGAAGAAGGCAATCTACAAGGTCATCTGTAAGCTGGACAGTGATGTCCCAGATGAGTTCAAATCATCCACCTGCCTATAGACAGAGCAAGCAAAAGCCATGCTCAAGGAAGGAAGGACATTTTAAAGTCATGCAATGACAATAAATTCAGATTTGAACCCGTTGCCAATGAATTGGATTTTAGTGAGGAAATTCTGGAAGAAAACATGTTGTAAATGACGGATTTTACACTGCAGGAACCTACTTATGGCACGCTATTTACCGTCTCAGTAAACACATTATCACACTGCTTCAGCTCTCGCCTATGAGTTTTTTGGTAACACATACTTGACACCaaggtcataaccatgtcataatatctCATAACAGCTgattatgacacctacataagagggtcacaacccacatttattcaaaatattttttcccTGACAAGAGGTTTCCTTTcatttgaaagtttgtttcttcaatattttgttgttgttatgaATCCTTTAGTCATGTTTTTTTTCATCATACTTtaaataacttgtagaaaatacactttatgacactgtcatgaagcattatgaccatcctttgtcactttacttggactaagaaaatacactttatgacactgtcaagaagcattatgaccatcataatcatataaggcagataggcctatcacgtacatgcccttatatcagtcatcagtcatctgctcctgaaatctgctcctgcatt
The sequence above is a segment of the Salvelinus fontinalis isolate EN_2023a chromosome 15, ASM2944872v1, whole genome shotgun sequence genome. Coding sequences within it:
- the LOC129811662 gene encoding prospero homeobox protein 1-like — encoded protein: MNLSLPDQNMHNPSDGGLEDNRAGLMIPCFRRNMYDEPLISYSNGSIISHLLRKTIHNKKALDESHFYLPTSTVSSSTMADSSQEDQSSVSSKDSAAESAAPGRHLSTRVSPEEDRPLSDHLQAKRARVENIIRGMAGSPNSRLHGDSERAESDTRDAREAYSENKRKQMLPQHQEHSLNAAAPANRGSSSISSSKDEECHKLKVQLQSMQRILRQLQDKFLQVYNQEDVVHEDRDDTGTASPAENDDTTPSKESGLMFRINMDEELERKHDSGKGGCKDRVKTDRSNLTHQRGGKNLQETLKHELSKAVSDSVDRVFKKLSSTGLNQSSHQRMCHTLEHVIMGAERKSQVPCNQEQSHTEEPVKPKALEYYERSEACSPEDQTEALSLVVRKPPLSQLSSVTPTVKRPYPLHQSPFQFNYSTPLHDSQMLEHLLKYGPNTNFGGLPCMPPSMDRTSPNSVDLPWDAIVMRSKVTSSHLAHHRHPSGLGPVTVDSLCHPHVKMECGDLQSIAERNSYMSLNIQQGLTPNHLKKAKLMFFYTRYPSSNVLKTFFPDVKFNRCITSQLIKWFSNFREFYYIQMEKFARQAIVDGVTDVKDMSISRDSELFRALNMHYNKANDFQVPERFLEVSEITLQEFFNAISTAKDSDPSWKKAIYKVICKLDSDVPDEFKSSTCL